The Streptomyces avermitilis MA-4680 = NBRC 14893 genome contains a region encoding:
- a CDS encoding YebC/PmpR family DNA-binding transcriptional regulator — protein sequence MSGHSKWATTKHKKAVIDAKRGKLFAKMIKNIEVAARTGGADPAGNPTLFDAIQKAKKSSVPNKNIDSAVKRGAGLEAGGADYETIMYEGYGPNGVAVLIECLTDNRNRAASDVRVAMTRNGGNMADPGSVSYLFNRKGVVIVPKGELSEDDVLGAVLDAGAEEVNDLGESFEVVSEATDLVAVRTALQDAGIDYDSADANFVPTMQVELDEEGARKIFKLIDALEDSDDVQNVFANFDVSDEVMEKVDA from the coding sequence ATGTCCGGCCACTCTAAATGGGCTACGACGAAGCACAAGAAGGCCGTGATCGACGCCAAGCGCGGCAAGCTCTTCGCGAAGATGATCAAGAACATCGAGGTCGCGGCCCGTACGGGCGGCGCCGACCCGGCCGGCAATCCGACGCTGTTCGACGCCATTCAGAAGGCCAAGAAGAGCTCGGTCCCGAACAAGAACATCGACTCCGCGGTCAAGCGTGGTGCCGGTCTCGAGGCCGGCGGCGCCGACTACGAGACGATCATGTACGAGGGTTACGGCCCGAACGGTGTCGCGGTGCTCATCGAGTGTCTCACCGACAACCGCAACCGCGCCGCCTCGGACGTCCGCGTCGCCATGACCCGCAACGGCGGCAACATGGCCGACCCGGGCTCCGTCTCGTACCTCTTCAACCGCAAGGGCGTCGTGATCGTCCCCAAGGGCGAGCTGAGCGAGGACGACGTCCTGGGTGCCGTGCTCGACGCGGGCGCCGAGGAGGTCAACGACCTCGGTGAGTCCTTCGAGGTCGTCTCCGAGGCCACCGACCTGGTCGCGGTCCGCACCGCCCTCCAGGACGCCGGGATCGACTACGACTCGGCGGACGCCAACTTCGTCCCGACCATGCAGGTCGAGCTCGACGAGGAGGGCGCCCGGAAGATCTTCAAGCTGATCGACGCGCTCGAGGACAGCGACGACGTGCAGAACGTCTTCGCCAACTTCGATGTCAGCGACGAGGTCATGGAGAAGGTCGACGCCTGA
- a CDS encoding elongation factor G-like protein EF-G2, whose product MGDKANAHPGAAGRATAADHPASVRNVVLVGHSGSGKTTLVEALALTAGAVNRAGRVEDGGTVSDYDDIEHRQKRSVQLSLVPVDWDGYKINILDTPGYADFVGELRAGLRAADAALFVVSASDGVDGSTRMVWEECAAVGMPRAIVVTHLEAARADFDEMTRTCAEAFGADDPDAVLPLYLPLHGEQGPDGHAPVTGLTGLLSQRLFDYSTGERKESEPGPDQLPLLAQARNRLIEGIIAESEDETLMDRYLGGEEIDVKTLVQDLERAVARGTFFPVLAAAPAAEGARQGLGTVELLELITGGFPTPLERAAPKVTTPDGTAREVTACDPGGPLVAEVVKTASDPYVGRVSLVRVFSGTLRADDTVHVSGHGLADRGHEDHDVDERIGALSTPFGKQQRSLTHCIAGDLACVAKLNRAETGDTLSAKDDPLLMAPWEMPDPLLPLAIQAHSKADEDKLSQGLGRLVAEDPTMRLEQNQHTHQVVLWCLGEAHADVALERLRNRYGVQVDVIPHKVALRETFAGRAAGRGRHVKQSGGHGQYAICEIEVEPLPGGAGIEFVDKVVGGAVPRQFIPSVEKGVRAQAARGVAAGYPLIDVRVTLLDGKAHSVDSSDAAFQTAGALALREAAADARIHLLEPVAEVTVLVGDDYVGTVMSDLSGRRGRVVGTEQAGGGRTLVRAEVPEIEIGRYAVDLRSLSHGTARFSRAYARHEPMPPQVAERLREQTRQAS is encoded by the coding sequence ATGGGCGACAAGGCGAACGCACACCCCGGAGCCGCCGGCAGGGCTACGGCGGCCGACCACCCCGCGTCCGTACGGAATGTGGTGCTGGTCGGCCACAGCGGATCGGGCAAGACGACTTTGGTGGAAGCTCTCGCGCTGACGGCGGGAGCAGTGAACCGGGCGGGCCGCGTCGAGGACGGCGGCACCGTCTCCGACTACGACGACATCGAGCACCGCCAGAAGCGCTCGGTGCAGCTCTCGCTCGTCCCCGTCGACTGGGACGGGTACAAGATCAACATCTTGGACACCCCCGGATACGCCGACTTCGTCGGTGAACTCAGGGCCGGTCTGCGAGCTGCGGACGCGGCCCTTTTCGTGGTCTCCGCCTCGGACGGCGTGGACGGCTCGACCCGCATGGTGTGGGAGGAGTGCGCGGCGGTCGGCATGCCGCGCGCCATCGTCGTCACGCATCTGGAGGCGGCCCGGGCGGACTTCGACGAGATGACCCGGACCTGCGCGGAGGCCTTCGGCGCCGACGACCCCGACGCCGTACTGCCGCTGTATCTGCCGCTCCACGGCGAGCAGGGGCCCGACGGGCACGCGCCCGTGACCGGCCTGACCGGACTGCTCTCCCAGCGGCTGTTCGACTACTCCACCGGGGAGCGCAAGGAGTCGGAGCCCGGCCCGGACCAGCTGCCGCTCCTGGCGCAGGCCCGCAACCGGCTGATCGAGGGAATCATCGCCGAGAGCGAGGACGAGACCCTCATGGACCGCTATCTCGGCGGCGAGGAGATCGACGTCAAGACGCTCGTGCAGGACCTGGAGCGGGCCGTGGCGCGCGGGACCTTCTTCCCGGTGCTGGCCGCCGCGCCCGCCGCCGAGGGCGCCCGTCAGGGCCTCGGCACGGTCGAGCTCCTCGAGCTGATCACGGGCGGCTTCCCGACCCCGCTGGAGCGCGCCGCGCCCAAGGTCACCACGCCCGACGGCACGGCGCGCGAGGTCACGGCCTGCGACCCGGGCGGACCGCTGGTGGCGGAGGTCGTGAAGACCGCCAGCGATCCCTATGTGGGCCGGGTCTCCCTCGTCCGCGTCTTCTCCGGAACCCTGCGCGCCGACGACACGGTGCACGTCTCCGGGCACGGCCTGGCCGACCGCGGGCACGAGGACCACGATGTCGACGAGCGCATCGGCGCCCTGTCCACGCCGTTCGGAAAGCAGCAGCGCTCCCTCACGCACTGCATCGCGGGCGATCTGGCCTGCGTGGCGAAGCTGAATCGCGCGGAGACCGGCGACACCCTCTCCGCCAAGGACGACCCGCTGCTGATGGCGCCGTGGGAGATGCCCGATCCGCTGCTGCCGCTGGCCATCCAGGCGCACAGCAAGGCGGACGAGGACAAACTCAGCCAGGGTCTGGGCAGGCTGGTGGCCGAGGATCCGACCATGCGCCTGGAACAGAACCAGCACACCCACCAGGTGGTGCTCTGGTGCCTGGGCGAGGCACACGCGGACGTCGCACTGGAGCGGCTGCGCAACCGGTACGGCGTCCAGGTCGACGTGATCCCGCACAAGGTCGCCCTGCGGGAGACGTTCGCGGGCAGGGCCGCCGGGCGCGGCCGCCATGTGAAACAGTCCGGCGGCCACGGGCAGTACGCGATCTGCGAGATCGAGGTCGAGCCGCTGCCAGGCGGCGCCGGCATCGAGTTCGTGGACAAGGTCGTCGGCGGTGCCGTGCCCCGGCAGTTCATCCCGTCCGTGGAGAAGGGTGTACGGGCCCAGGCGGCCAGGGGTGTCGCGGCCGGCTATCCGCTCATCGACGTACGGGTCACGCTGCTCGACGGCAAGGCGCACTCCGTGGACTCCTCCGACGCGGCCTTCCAGACGGCGGGCGCGCTGGCCCTGCGCGAGGCGGCGGCCGACGCCAGGATCCATCTCCTGGAGCCGGTGGCCGAGGTGACCGTCCTGGTCGGCGACGACTACGTGGGCACCGTGATGAGCGATCTGTCCGGGCGGCGCGGGCGCGTGGTCGGCACCGAGCAGGCGGGCGGCGGGCGCACGCTCGTACGGGCCGAGGTGCCGGAGATCGAGATCGGCCGGTACGCCGTCGATCTGCGCTCCCTCTCGCACGGCACCGCCCGTTTCAGCCGCGCCTACGCACGGCACGAACCGATGCCCCCTCAGGTTGCGGAGCGGCTCCGCGAACAGACGCGGCAGGCCTCGTAG
- a CDS encoding phosphatidylinositol mannoside acyltransferase: protein MSSLQERLTDGAYALGWSTVRKLPEPVAARLGQTVADLTWKRRGKGVRRLESNYARVVPDATPERLAELSRAGMRSYLRYWMESFRLPAWSAERVKNGFDPKDLHHLTDGLASGRGVVLALPHLGNWDLAGAWVTTKLETPFTTVAERLRPESLYDRFVAYREGLGMEVLPHSGGSAFGTLARRLRDGGLVCLVADRDLSASGVEVDFFGATTRMPAGPALLAQQTGAVLLAATLWYDESPVMKGRLHPPVEVPETGTRAEKTSVMTQALADAFATGIADHPEDWHMLQRLWLADLEPRTESTDGGRL, encoded by the coding sequence GTGAGCAGTCTGCAGGAGCGGCTGACGGACGGGGCCTACGCGCTCGGCTGGAGCACCGTCAGGAAGCTCCCCGAGCCGGTCGCCGCGCGGCTCGGACAAACCGTCGCGGACCTCACCTGGAAGCGGCGCGGCAAGGGCGTACGACGTCTGGAGAGCAACTACGCGCGCGTGGTGCCCGACGCGACCCCCGAGCGGCTCGCCGAGCTGTCCAGGGCGGGGATGCGTTCCTATCTGCGTTACTGGATGGAGTCCTTCCGGCTGCCCGCGTGGAGCGCGGAGCGGGTGAAGAACGGCTTCGACCCGAAGGACCTGCACCACCTCACCGACGGGCTGGCCTCCGGCCGGGGCGTCGTCCTCGCGCTGCCGCACCTGGGCAACTGGGACCTGGCCGGCGCCTGGGTCACCACCAAGCTGGAGACGCCGTTCACGACGGTCGCGGAGCGCCTCAGGCCCGAGTCCCTGTACGACCGGTTCGTCGCCTACCGCGAGGGCCTCGGCATGGAGGTGCTGCCGCACAGCGGGGGCTCCGCTTTCGGCACGCTGGCGCGCCGGCTGCGCGACGGCGGCCTCGTCTGTCTGGTCGCGGACCGTGACCTGTCCGCGTCGGGCGTCGAGGTCGACTTCTTCGGCGCGACCACCCGGATGCCGGCCGGACCGGCGCTGCTCGCCCAGCAGACCGGCGCCGTCCTGCTGGCGGCGACGCTCTGGTACGACGAGTCACCCGTGATGAAGGGCCGGCTTCATCCGCCGGTCGAGGTGCCCGAGACAGGTACGCGGGCCGAGAAGACGTCTGTCATGACACAGGCGCTGGCCGATGCCTTCGCCACGGGGATCGCCGACCATCCGGAGGACTGGCACATGCTGCAACGGCTGTGGCTCGCCGACCTGGAACCTCGCACGGAGTCCACCGACGGGGGACGGCTGTGA
- the pdxT gene encoding pyridoxal 5'-phosphate synthase glutaminase subunit PdxT — MNTPVIGVLALQGDVREHLIALAAADAVAREVRRPEELAEVDGLVIPGGESTTISKLAHLFGMMEPLRARVRGGMPVYGTCAGMIMLADKILDPRSGQETIGGIDMIVRRNAFGRQNESFEATVDVKGVGGDPVEGVFIRAPWVESVGAEAEVLAEHGGHIVAVRQGNALATSFHPELTGDHRVHGLFVDMVRANRTPESL, encoded by the coding sequence ATGAACACCCCCGTGATAGGCGTCCTGGCTCTGCAGGGCGACGTACGGGAGCACCTGATCGCCCTGGCCGCGGCCGACGCCGTGGCCAGGGAGGTGAGGCGCCCCGAGGAACTCGCCGAGGTCGACGGCCTCGTCATACCCGGCGGCGAGTCCACCACCATCTCCAAGCTGGCCCATCTCTTCGGCATGATGGAACCCCTCCGCGCGCGCGTGCGCGGCGGCATGCCCGTCTACGGCACCTGCGCCGGCATGATCATGCTCGCCGACAAGATCCTCGACCCGCGCTCGGGTCAGGAGACCATCGGCGGCATCGACATGATCGTGCGCCGCAACGCCTTCGGACGTCAGAACGAGTCCTTCGAGGCGACGGTCGACGTCAAGGGCGTCGGGGGCGATCCTGTCGAGGGCGTCTTCATCCGCGCCCCCTGGGTCGAGTCCGTGGGTGCCGAGGCCGAGGTGCTCGCCGAGCACGGCGGCCACATCGTCGCCGTACGCCAGGGCAACGCGCTCGCCACGTCGTTCCACCCGGAACTGACCGGCGACCACCGCGTGCACGGCCTCTTCGTCGACATGGTGCGCGCGAACCGGACACCGGAGTCCTTGTAG
- the pdxS gene encoding pyridoxal 5'-phosphate synthase lyase subunit PdxS, whose protein sequence is MAEQLKGGVIMDVVTPEQAKIAEDAGAVAVMALERVPADIRKDGGVARMSDPDMIEGIISAVSIPVMAKSRIGHFVEAQVLQSLGVDYIDESEVLTPADEVNHSDKWAFTTPFVCGATNLGEALRRIAEGAAMIRSKGEAGTGNVVEAVRHLRQIKNEIARLRGYDNNELYAAAKELRAPYEIVKEVAELGKLPVVLFSAGGVATPADAALMRQLGAEGVFVGSGIFKSGDPAKRAAAIVKATTFYDDPKIIADASRNLGEAMVGINCDTLPEAERYANRGW, encoded by the coding sequence ATGGCCGAGCAGCTCAAGGGCGGCGTGATCATGGACGTTGTCACGCCCGAGCAGGCGAAGATCGCCGAGGATGCGGGCGCCGTCGCCGTCATGGCCCTGGAGCGGGTCCCGGCCGACATCCGCAAGGACGGCGGCGTGGCCCGCATGTCCGACCCCGACATGATCGAGGGCATCATCAGCGCGGTGTCCATCCCGGTCATGGCCAAGTCCCGCATCGGCCACTTCGTCGAGGCCCAGGTGCTCCAGTCCCTCGGCGTCGACTACATCGACGAGTCCGAGGTCCTCACCCCGGCCGACGAGGTCAACCACTCCGACAAGTGGGCGTTCACCACGCCGTTCGTGTGTGGTGCCACCAACCTCGGTGAGGCCCTGCGCCGCATCGCCGAGGGTGCCGCCATGATCCGCTCCAAGGGCGAGGCCGGCACCGGCAACGTCGTCGAGGCCGTGCGCCACCTGCGCCAGATCAAGAACGAGATCGCCAGGCTGCGCGGCTACGACAACAACGAGCTGTACGCCGCCGCCAAGGAGCTGCGCGCCCCGTACGAGATCGTCAAGGAGGTCGCCGAGCTCGGCAAGCTGCCGGTCGTGCTGTTCTCCGCCGGTGGCGTCGCCACCCCGGCCGACGCCGCGCTGATGCGCCAGCTCGGTGCCGAGGGCGTCTTCGTCGGCTCCGGCATCTTCAAGTCCGGCGACCCGGCCAAGCGCGCCGCCGCCATCGTGAAGGCCACCACCTTCTACGACGACCCCAAGATCATCGCGGACGCGTCGCGCAACCTGGGCGAGGCCATGGTCGGCATCAACTGCGACACCCTCCCCGAGGCCGAGCGCTACGCCAACCGCGGCTGGTAA
- the pgsA gene encoding phosphatidylinositol phosphate synthase, with the protein MGQPVASRGRAATPTIGKAMLNKYARAFFTRVLTPFAAFLIRRGVSPDTVTLLGTAGVIAGALVFYPRGEFFWGTIVITLFVFSDLVDGNMARQLGRTSRWGAFLDSTLDRVADGAIFGGFALWYAGGGDNNVLCAVSIFCLASGQVVSYTKARGESIGLPVAVNGLVERAERLVISLVAAGFAGLHKFGVPGIQVLLPIALWIVAVGSLVTLIQRVVTVRRESAEADAATAAENASQGSGAAS; encoded by the coding sequence ATGGGCCAGCCGGTGGCCAGCAGGGGCCGCGCGGCGACACCGACCATCGGGAAGGCCATGCTGAACAAGTACGCGCGTGCATTCTTCACGCGTGTCCTCACACCGTTCGCCGCGTTTCTCATCCGCCGGGGCGTGAGCCCCGACACGGTCACGCTCCTCGGCACCGCCGGAGTGATCGCGGGCGCGCTGGTCTTCTACCCCCGGGGGGAGTTCTTCTGGGGCACGATCGTCATCACGCTGTTCGTCTTCTCGGACCTCGTCGACGGCAACATGGCCCGCCAGCTCGGCCGCACCAGCCGCTGGGGCGCGTTCCTGGACTCCACCCTGGACCGGGTCGCCGACGGCGCGATCTTCGGCGGCTTCGCCCTCTGGTACGCGGGCGGCGGTGACAACAACGTGCTGTGCGCCGTCTCGATCTTCTGTCTGGCCAGTGGCCAGGTGGTCTCGTACACCAAGGCGCGTGGCGAGTCGATCGGTCTGCCGGTCGCCGTCAACGGTCTGGTCGAGCGCGCCGAACGCCTGGTGATCTCGCTGGTCGCGGCCGGTTTCGCCGGGCTGCACAAGTTCGGCGTGCCCGGCATCCAGGTGCTGCTGCCGATCGCTCTGTGGATCGTCGCCGTCGGCAGCCTGGTCACGCTGATCCAGCGTGTCGTCACGGTCCGCCGCGAGTCCGCGGAGGCGGACGCCGCGACCGCCGCCGAGAACGCCTCGCAGGGGAGCGGAGCCGCGTCGTGA
- a CDS encoding glycosyltransferase family 4 protein: MRIGIVCPYSWDVPGGVQFHIRDLAEHLIRLGHEVSVLAPADDDTPLPPYVVSAGRAVPVPYNGSVARLNFGFLSAARVRRWLHDGEFDVIHIHEPTSPSLGLLTCWAAQGPIVATFHTSNPRSRAMIAAYPILQPALEKISARIAVSEYARRTLVEHLGGDAVVIPNGVDVDFFARAKPDPEWQGDTLGFIGRIDEPRKGLPVLMKALPKILAERPGTRLLVAGRGDEEEAVETLPKEMREHVRFLGMVSDEDKARFLRSVDVYVAPNTGGESFGIILVEAMSAGAPVLASDLDAFAQVLDQGAAGELFANEDADALAESALRLLGDPGRRAELRERGSAHVRRFDWSTVGADILSVYETVTDGAAAVAADERTGLRARFGLARD, from the coding sequence GTGAGGATCGGCATCGTCTGCCCGTACTCCTGGGACGTGCCGGGCGGCGTCCAGTTCCACATCCGGGATCTGGCCGAGCACCTCATCCGTCTCGGGCACGAGGTGTCCGTCCTCGCTCCGGCGGACGACGACACCCCCCTGCCGCCGTACGTCGTCTCGGCGGGCCGCGCGGTTCCGGTGCCCTACAACGGCTCGGTGGCCCGCCTGAACTTCGGGTTCCTGTCCGCGGCCCGGGTGCGGCGCTGGCTGCACGACGGCGAGTTCGACGTGATCCACATCCACGAGCCGACCTCGCCGTCGCTCGGCCTGCTGACGTGCTGGGCGGCGCAGGGCCCGATCGTGGCCACCTTCCACACGTCCAACCCGCGCTCCCGGGCGATGATCGCCGCGTACCCGATCCTGCAGCCCGCGCTGGAGAAGATCAGCGCGCGCATCGCGGTGAGCGAGTACGCGCGTCGCACCCTGGTCGAACACCTGGGCGGGGACGCCGTCGTCATCCCGAACGGCGTGGACGTGGACTTCTTCGCGCGGGCCAAGCCCGACCCCGAGTGGCAGGGGGACACGCTCGGCTTCATCGGCCGTATCGACGAGCCCCGCAAGGGCCTGCCGGTGCTCATGAAGGCCCTGCCGAAGATCCTCGCCGAGCGCCCGGGAACCCGGCTCCTGGTCGCCGGGCGCGGCGACGAGGAGGAGGCCGTGGAGACGCTGCCCAAGGAGATGCGCGAGCACGTCCGGTTCCTCGGCATGGTCAGCGACGAGGACAAGGCGCGCTTCCTGCGCAGCGTCGACGTGTACGTGGCCCCCAACACCGGCGGCGAGAGCTTCGGGATCATCCTGGTCGAGGCGATGTCGGCGGGCGCTCCGGTGCTCGCGTCGGACCTGGACGCCTTCGCCCAGGTGCTCGACCAGGGGGCGGCGGGGGAACTGTTCGCCAACGAGGACGCCGACGCGCTGGCCGAGTCGGCGCTGCGACTGCTCGGCGACCCAGGGCGCCGGGCCGAGCTGCGCGAGCGGGGGAGCGCCCATGTGCGGCGCTTCGACTGGTCGACCGTGGGCGCCGACATCCTGTCCGTGTACGAGACGGTGACGGACGGAGCGGCCGCCGTGGCCGCCGACGAACGGACCGGGCTGCGGGCGCGGTTCGGACTGGCACGGGACTGA